ACGCGATATTCTCCGGCGACGTCGCCTCGCAGGCCTGTCATGGGCCTCGTCGCGCGAGATGGCGCGTAGTGCAGTATTCTTTTGGCTTTCCCCCGCGGGAACCGAACGCGTTCGGCTCATGTAATTTGTCGAACTAGCAAACTCCGGAGCCTCGGGGGCTTCCCTGCGAAGAACCGTCCCGAGTGCGTCCGGTAACGCAGGGATGGCTATGGAAAAGAACGAGATCATCATCCGACTGGCTGGCGAAGGTGGCGAGGGCGTCATCTCCACCGGCGACATCTTCACTCAGGGCGCCGCGCGCACCGGCTATCACGTCTTCACCTTCCGCACCTATCCCGCCGAGATCAAGGGCGGCCACGCCTGGTACCAGGTGCGGGTGGGAGCGTACCCCGTCCTCTCGATGGGCGATGGCGTGGACGTGATGGTGGCGTTCAACGCCGAGGGCTATTATAACCACAAGCACCTCATCAACAAGGGCGGCGTGCTCATTTACGACCCGGACACGGTCACTCCGGAAGAGAGCAGCTCCGTCATTGCGTATGGCATTCCCTTCAACACCATCGCACGCAAGGAACTGGATTTCTTCCGCGGGAAAAACCTCATCGTCACTGGCTTTCTGGCCGGACTTTTTGGCCTGGAGCCTTCGTCTCTGGAGGGGCTCATCCGTAGCCGGTTCGCCCGCCGCGCTGAGCTTCTGGCGAGTAACCTCAAGTCTCTGTACGCAGGATACGAGCACGCCACCAAAAAGATAGAGAAGCGCGACCCCTACTTTCTCACACCTGTCGAGAAGATACCGCGGCTGGTGCTGAGCGGCAACGACGCCATCGCCGCCGGCGCTCTGGCCGCGGGCTGCAGGTTCTTCGCCGGTTATCCCATTACCCCGGCGTCCGAGATTCTGGAGACGATGTCGAAGGAGCTGCCCAAGCTCGGTGGCGTCAGCCTCCAGGTCGAGGATGAGATCGCGGCCATCGGCATGGCGGCGGGCGCCTCATTCGGGGGCCTCAAGTCCATGACCGCCACCTCCGGCCCCGGCCTGTCGCTGATGAGCGAGTTCCTGGGTTGGGTCAGCATGTCGGAGACGCCGTGCGTCATCGTTGACTCGCAGCGCGCGGGCCCCAGCACGGGTATGCCGACAAAGCTGGAGCAGGCGGACCTGAACCATGCTCTTTACGCCGGTCACGGTGATTTCCCACGCATCGTCATGGCGGCCGGGTCGGTGGAGGACGCCTTCTTCCGCATCATTGACGCGTTCAACCTGTCCGAGAAGTACCAGATGCCCGCCATCTTTCTCTCGGACCAGTCCCTGTCGCATCGCACCGAGTCTATGCTCAAGCCGGACCTCTCCCGCATCCACGTGGAGGACAGGCTCAGGCCCACCGCCGAACAGCTCAAGGATTACCGGCGCTACGCGGTGACGGAGAGTGGGGCCTCGCCCATGTCCGCCCCCGGCATGGCTGGCGGCGCTTATGTGGCGCCCGGCCTGGAGCACGACGAGAAGGGCCACGTGGACACGCCCCTTCAGTCGCACATCATCATGATGCCCAAGCGCTTCCGCAAGCTGGACGGCGCCAGGAAGGACATGGGACAGCTCTCGCGGCACGGCGCGGCGGACGCTACGATTGGCGTCATTGGCTGGGGTTCGACGGAGGGTGTGATACAGGAGGCCGTGGACCGGGCGAACGCCAGCGGCCATAAGGTGGCTGCTCTCCATCCCAAGCTCCTCAGCCCTCTGCAGGTGGACGACCTGAGGAAGTTCATGGACTCAGTGGAGCATGTTATCGTGCCGGAGGTGAACTACAGCGGTCAGTTCGCGCACTACCTCCGGTCCATCCTTGGCGACAGCGTCGTGCAGCTCAACAAGTACGGAGGGCTCCCGTTCACGCCGGGGGAGATCTTCAAGAAGATAGAAGAGGTGGCGAGAAATGGTAACCAGCGCGGTA
This window of the Dehalococcoidia bacterium genome carries:
- a CDS encoding 2-oxoacid:acceptor oxidoreductase subunit alpha — translated: MEKNEIIIRLAGEGGEGVISTGDIFTQGAARTGYHVFTFRTYPAEIKGGHAWYQVRVGAYPVLSMGDGVDVMVAFNAEGYYNHKHLINKGGVLIYDPDTVTPEESSSVIAYGIPFNTIARKELDFFRGKNLIVTGFLAGLFGLEPSSLEGLIRSRFARRAELLASNLKSLYAGYEHATKKIEKRDPYFLTPVEKIPRLVLSGNDAIAAGALAAGCRFFAGYPITPASEILETMSKELPKLGGVSLQVEDEIAAIGMAAGASFGGLKSMTATSGPGLSLMSEFLGWVSMSETPCVIVDSQRAGPSTGMPTKLEQADLNHALYAGHGDFPRIVMAAGSVEDAFFRIIDAFNLSEKYQMPAIFLSDQSLSHRTESMLKPDLSRIHVEDRLRPTAEQLKDYRRYAVTESGASPMSAPGMAGGAYVAPGLEHDEKGHVDTPLQSHIIMMPKRFRKLDGARKDMGQLSRHGAADATIGVIGWGSTEGVIQEAVDRANASGHKVAALHPKLLSPLQVDDLRKFMDSVEHVIVPEVNYSGQFAHYLRSILGDSVVQLNKYGGLPFTPGEIFKKIEEVARNGNQRGNSHR